One stretch of Euphorbia lathyris chromosome 7, ddEupLath1.1, whole genome shotgun sequence DNA includes these proteins:
- the LOC136200448 gene encoding high mobility group B protein 9-like, whose amino-acid sequence MSKLSSAPKVTNGGIVANERYPPPLSSHEQIVNDPTSFWDTLRTFHSTMGTKFRIPVMGHQKLDLHVLYVEATKRGGYQKVVAEKKWKEIGCVVNFSPTITKVSFALRKHYFSLLYHYEQVYYLKTQGILHFVCAVGTIDGKFDFGYLVSVQVGSEVLSGVLYHQPENDENGEEDATCGACAGAEPAQDVGWGERSPPGHQLRP is encoded by the exons ATGAGCAAACTCTCATCGGCGCCAAAGGTTACCAATGGAGGAATAGTTGCAAATGAGCGTTATCCTCCACCTCTTTCTTCTCACGAACAAATCGTTAACGACCCTACTTCTTTCTGGGATACCCTGAGAACATTTCATTCAACGATGGGGACCAAGTTTAG GATTCCGGTGATGGGGCATCAGAAGCTTGATTTGCATGTATTGTATGTAGAGGCTACAAAGAGGGGTGGTTATCAAAAG GTTGTAGCCGAAAAGAAATGGAAGGAAATTGGTTGTGTTGTTAATTTCTCTCCAACTATAACAAAGGTTTCATTTGCATTAAGAAAACACTACTTTAGTCTTCTTTATCATTATGAACAAGTTTATTACCTTAAGACACAAGGTATATTACACTTTGTTTG TGCAGttggaacaattgatgggaAATTTGACTTCGGTTATCTGGTATCTGTGCAAGTGGGCTCCGAGGTACTAAGTGGAGTGCTTTATCATCAGCCAGAGAATGATGAAAACGGGGAAGAAGATGCTACGTGTGGGGCGTGcgcaggggcggagccagcccaGGACGTGGGGTGGGGGGAGCGGAGCCCTCCCGGCCACCAGCTCCGCCCTTGA